The proteins below are encoded in one region of Lactuca sativa cultivar Salinas chromosome 3, Lsat_Salinas_v11, whole genome shotgun sequence:
- the LOC111902403 gene encoding uncharacterized mitochondrial protein AtMg00860-like: MEKHEEHLHEILGVLRMERLYAKFSKCEFWLRDVQFLRHLVNQNGILVEPAKIEAVMQWEVPKSPSKIRSFLDLEGYYRRFIREFSKTAVLLTKLMRNDVIFRWGLVKQASFETLWQRLCEAPIGHVIAYDLRQLKSHEMKYPTHDLELGMVVFAFKI; this comes from the exons ATGGaaaaacatgaggagcatttacaCGAGATTCTTGGGGTTCTGAGAATGGAGaggctatatgccaagttctccaagtgtgagttttggttgcgtgacgTTCAGTTTCTTAGACACCTCGTTAATCAAAACGGTATCTTGGTTGAACCAGCCAAGATAGAGGCGGTTATGcaatgggaggttccaaagtctccatctaaGATCCGGAGTTTCCTCGATTTGGAGggatattatcgaagattcattcgaGAATTCTCCAAGACTGCGGTTCTTCTCACTAAGTTGATGAGGAATGATGTTATATTCAGATGGGGACTTGTGAAGCAGGCATCGTTTGAGACTCTTTGGCAGAGACTTTGTGAGGCGCCG ATAGGACATGTGATTGCATATGATTTGAGGCAGCTAAAGTCTCATGAGATGaagtatcccactcatgatctcgagTTGGGGATGGTGGTTTTTGCCTTCAAGATTTGA
- the LOC111902405 gene encoding uncharacterized protein At1g66480: protein MGNSLPGVGGGKKKKAKVMKIDGEIFKLQTPIKVFEVIKDYSGHVLLESKAVKRYGIRATPLDLEENLEPGKIYFLVELPKLPETAEKTVAIRRVRSGLNVTAKERLELMKVSRRSVSEVSMVRAESGGGLEACGSVRVKVRLPKAEVDRLIGESRDEVEVAERIVDLYVQKKSGDDGRRMIREKIMVG from the coding sequence ATGGGGAACAGTTTACCAGGTGTCGGAggagggaagaagaagaaggccaAAGTGATGAAGATCGACGGCGAAATCTTCAAATTACAAACACCCATTAAAGTTTTTGAAGTGATTAAGGATTACTCCGGTCATGTTCTATTGGAATCGAAGGCTGTTAAGAGATATGGGATCAGAGCTACTCCTCTTGATCTAGAAGAAAATCTTGAACCTGGGAAGATTTATTTCCTGGTTGAGTTACCTAAACTGCCGGAGACGGCGGAGAAGACGGTGGCGATTAGAAGGGTGCGGTCTGGGTTAAACGTGACGGCGAAGGAGAGGTTGGAGCTTATGAAGGTGTCACGGAGGTCTGTGTCGGAGGTTTCGATGGTTAGGGCGGAAAGTGGTGGTGGGTTGGAAGCGTGTGGTTCTGTGCGGGTGAAGGTGAGGTTGCCGAAGGCGGAGGTGGATAGGTTGATCGGAGAAAGTAGAGATGAAGTGGAGGTGGCGGAGAGGATTGTTGATCTTTATGTACAGAAAAAGAGCGGTGATGACGGCCGGCGGATGATTAGGGAGAAGATCATGGTTGGATAG